The following are from one region of the Coffea eugenioides isolate CCC68of chromosome 2, Ceug_1.0, whole genome shotgun sequence genome:
- the LOC113763267 gene encoding transcription factor bHLH162 has protein sequence MEPNPSSSKADRKTIERNRRNRMKTLYSKLTSLIPPQSREASSLPDQLEEATNYIKKMQIKLEKLKERRDFTNGTRLSSDTDTASAGLRLPHIDIQERGSALEVVLITKSDCQFMFTETIRLLHEEGAEVVNASFSVLDETIFHTVHSKIGESAPCSAAARISEKLKKYVYGDN, from the exons ATGGAGCCAAACCCTAGTTCATCTAAAGCTGACAGAAAAACCATTGAGAGAAACAGAAGAAATCGGATGAAGACCCTTTATTCCAAGCTCACCTCTCTTATTCCTCCTCAATCCAGG GAAGCATCATCTCTGCCAGATCAACTTGAGGAAGCCACAAATTACATAAAGAAGATGCAGATCAAGTTGGAGAAGTTGAAGGAGAGAAGAGATTTTACTAATGGAACAAGATTAAGCAGTGATACAGATACAGCGTCTGCAGGTTTGAGACTGCCCCATATTGACATTCAAGAAAGGGGTTCGGCTCTGGAAGTGGTTCTGATAACTAAGTCGGATTGCCAATTCATGTTCACTGAGACCATCCGTTTGCTCCACGAAGAAGGAGCTGAGGTTGTCAATGCCAGTTTTTCTGTGCTGGATGAAACCATTTTCCACACTGTACATTCCAAG ATAGGAGAATCAGCACCTTGTTCTGCAGCAGCAAGGATATCCGAGAAGCTAAAGAAGTATGTTTATGGTGACAATTAG
- the LOC113760887 gene encoding eukaryotic translation initiation factor 3 subunit D-like has translation MVGFEVGAVPFNPDGWGPPDSSTANSISVPNHPSNVPFAPFSRSDKLGRIADWTRAISNPNRPGSNPSNKNVSDSAFDFTGDDSFATLAADEDSSFRLVDNAASKSHHGHHQNRPKFNPRWRFNPHHHRSQLPQRRDEEVEARKREAEKERARRDRLYNLNRSSTNAGPRRESAVFKSSVDIQPEWNMLDQIPFSTFSKLSFSVPEPEDLLICGGLEFYDRSYDRITPRNERRLERFKNRNFFKVTTTDDPVIRRLANEDKATVFATDTILSSLMCAPRSVYSWDIVIQRVGNKLFFDKRDGSQLDLLSVHETSQEPLPDVKDDINSAYSLSVEAAYINQNFSQQVLIRDGNKVTFEEPNPFANEGEEVASVAYRYRRWKLDDDMYLVARCEVQSVVELNNQRSFLTLNALNEFDPKYSGVDWRQKLETQRGAVLATELKNNANKLAKWTAQALLGSADMMKLGYVSRVHPRDHFNHVILAVVGYKPREFASQINLNTSNMWGIVKSIVDLCMKLNEGKYVLVKDPSKPQVRIYEVPPDAFENDYVEEPLPEEEQVQPPAEDAEGGEANATANDVEDKDVSAEPVAA, from the coding sequence ATGGTGGGTTTTGAAGTCGGAGCGGTTCCGTTCAATCCTGACGGTTGGGGTCCGCCCGATTCCTCCACCGCCAATTCCATTTCCGTCCCAAACCACCCATCCAATGTCCCCTTCGCCCCGTTTTCCCGGTCTGACAAGCTCGGTCGAATCGCCGACTGGACCCGAGCTATTTCCAACCCGAATCGTCCTGGATCTAATCCATCCAACAAAAACGTTTCCGACTCTGCCTTTGATTTCACCGGCGACGACTCTTTTGCAACCTTAGCCGCCGACGAGGACTCCTCTTTCCGTTTAGTTGACAATGCCGCCTCGAAATCCCACCACGGCCACCATCAGAACCGCCCCAAATTCAACCCCAGGTGGCGTTTCAACCCCCACCACCACCGCTCTCAGCTACCCCAGCGGCGTGACGAAGAGGTCGAAGCCCGAAAACGCGAAGCCGAGAAGGAACGAGCTCGTAGAGACCGTCTTTACAACCTCAATCGCTCTTCCACCAACGCCGGACCTCGCCGCGAGTCTGCCGTCTTCAAATCATCCGTCGATATCCAGCCGGAGTGGAATATGCTCGATCAAATCCCCTTCTCCACTTTCTCTAAGCTCTCCTTCTCCGTACCCGAGCCGGAAGACCTCCTTATATGCGGTGGGCTCGAATTTTATGACCGGTCCTACGATCGAATTACCCCCAGAAACGAACGCCGTCTGGAGCGCTTCAAGAATCGCAATTTCTTCAAGGTGACAACCACTGATGACCCTGTAATCCGCCGCCTGGCCAACGAGGATAAAGCTACAGTTTTTGCAACAGATACGATATTGTCAAGTTTAATGTGCGCTCCCAGGTCAGTTTATTCATGGGATATTGTGATTCAACGCGTTGGGAATAAGTTATTTTTTGATAAGCGTGATGGATCGCAGTTGGATTTGTTATCTGTGCACGAGACTTCTCAGGAGCCTTTACCTGATGTGAAGGATGATATAAACTCTGCTTATTCATTAAGTGTCGAGGCTGCTTATATAAACCAGAACTTTTCGCAGCAGGTTTTGATTAGGGACGGGAATAAGGTTACTTTTGAGGAGCCGAACCCATTTGCAAACGAAGGAGAGGAAGTGGCCTCTGTGGCTTACAGGTATAGGAGGTGGAAGTTGGATGATGATATGTACTTAGTTGCACGGTGCGAGGTTCAGAGTGTGGTGGAATTGAATAATCAGAGGTCGTTTTTGACTCTAAATGCGTTGAATGAATTTGATCCTAAGTACTCGGGTGTTGATTGGAGGCAGAAGTTGGAGACTCAGAGGGGTGCTGTTTTGGCCACTGAATTGAAGAACAATGCCAATAAGTTGGCTAAATGGACTGCTCAGGCGCTTTTGGGTAGTGCCGATATGATGAAATTGGGGTATGTTTCTAGGGTTCATCCAAGGGATCATTTTAACCATGTGATATTGGCTGTTGTTGGATATAAACCGAGGGAGTTTGCCTCTCAGATTAATTTGAATACCTCTAATATGTGGGGCATCGTGAAGAGTATCGTGGACTTGTGTATGAAGTTGAATGAAGGGAAGTATGTGCTTGTTAAGGACCCATCCAAGCCACAAGTGAGGATTTATGAGGTCCCACCTGATGCATTTGAGAATGACTATGTGGAGGAGCCGTTGCCAGAGGAGGAGCAGGTTCAGCCTCCTGCAGAGGATGCTGAAGGTGGGGAGGCGAATGCTACGGCTAATGATGTGGAGGACAAGGATGTGAGTGCTGAACCGGTAGCAGCTTGA